The Thalassotalea piscium sequence GATCATTAATGTCACCTTTTGTCATTCTTGCAATAAAAGGGCGCGGCACACGTACCGGAAATAGCGTTCTTGCTTTAAAGTGTTCGATATATAAATCAGGTGATATTGCTAGCATTTCAAGCAGTACTTTTGGGTCAGTTACTACATTTGCTAATTCTTTTTGCCAAGAAGTGTGCAAATTATTGCTAATTTGAGGTATTATCTGCGGCATTTCAACATTCAAGTTAAGCTCTCGATTAAATTAGTAAGAGAAATTTTATGGCAACTTTTAGTACAAACCAGTTCAAAAACGGTCTTAAATTAATGATCGATGGCGAACCATGTAACATTTTAGATAACGAAATCGTAAAACCGGGTAAAGGCCAAGCGTTTAACCGCGTAAAAATTCGCAAACTCATTTCAGGCAAAGTATTAGAGAAAACCTTTAAATCAGGTGACTCATGTGAAGGCGCTGATGTAATGGATACTGAGTTAGCTTATTTATATAGCGACGGCGAATTCTGGCATTTTATGAATAATGAGACCTTTGAGCAAGTTGCAGCTGACGAAAAAGCAGTTGGCGATAATGTTAAATGGTTAAAAGAAGGTGATCTTTGTACCATTACCTTTTGGGATG is a genomic window containing:
- the efp gene encoding elongation factor P, giving the protein MATFSTNQFKNGLKLMIDGEPCNILDNEIVKPGKGQAFNRVKIRKLISGKVLEKTFKSGDSCEGADVMDTELAYLYSDGEFWHFMNNETFEQVAADEKAVGDNVKWLKEGDLCTITFWDGNPISVVPPNFVELEITETDPGLKGDTAGTGGKPATLVTGAVVRVPLFVQIGEVVKVDTRTGDYVSRAGK